The Beijerinckiaceae bacterium RH AL1 genome has a segment encoding these proteins:
- a CDS encoding Type II secretion system protein (ID:RHAL1_02727;~source:Prodigal:2.6), which yields MTFEQLEDPHTIGAALVAIATFATIVTIAMPLLSTDQLDKRMRSVATERERIRAREREKLTASTKSIRYEPKAYMKRIVDRFNLKSWLGTEKSKDQMLMAGYRGAQAEVAFLFFRLVTPAVFFSFGLLYIFFIANFSWPITIKIGAVIACAYLGIKAPELFIANKIKKRQLSVARAFPDALDLLLICVESGMSIEQAFRRVSQEIGLQSVPLAEELTLTTAELSYLPERRTAYENFAKRTGIDSTKQIVTVLTQAEKYGTPLGHALRVLGQESRDARLMLAEQKAAALPPKLTVPMIVFFLPVLFAVILTPAIIQISGVVGGK from the coding sequence ATGACTTTTGAGCAGCTCGAGGACCCACACACGATCGGCGCTGCGCTCGTCGCAATTGCGACGTTTGCGACGATTGTCACGATCGCGATGCCGCTGCTGTCGACCGACCAGCTCGATAAGCGCATGCGCTCCGTCGCGACAGAGCGCGAGCGCATCCGCGCGCGCGAGCGCGAGAAGCTTACTGCGAGCACGAAGAGCATTCGCTACGAGCCGAAGGCCTACATGAAGCGCATCGTCGATCGCTTCAACTTGAAGAGCTGGCTGGGCACGGAAAAGTCCAAGGACCAGATGCTGATGGCCGGCTATCGCGGTGCGCAGGCCGAGGTCGCCTTCCTATTCTTCCGCCTCGTAACGCCCGCGGTCTTTTTTAGCTTCGGGCTCCTCTACATCTTCTTCATCGCCAACTTCAGCTGGCCGATTACGATCAAGATCGGCGCAGTCATCGCTTGCGCTTATCTCGGCATAAAGGCGCCCGAGCTATTCATCGCCAACAAGATCAAGAAGCGCCAGCTGTCGGTGGCGCGCGCCTTCCCCGATGCGCTGGACCTGCTTTTGATCTGCGTCGAGTCCGGCATGTCGATCGAGCAGGCGTTCCGCAGGGTGAGCCAGGAGATCGGTCTTCAATCCGTCCCGCTTGCCGAGGAGCTGACGCTGACCACAGCCGAGCTGTCCTACCTGCCGGAGCGGCGCACGGCGTACGAGAATTTTGCCAAGCGCACGGGCATCGACTCGACGAAGCAGATCGTCACCGTGCTGACCCAGGCCGAGAAGTACGGCACGCCGCTGGGGCATGCGCTGCGCGTGCTCGGCCAGGAAAGCCGCGACGCGCGCCTGATGCTCGCCGAGCAGAAGGCGGCCGCGCTTCCGCCGAAGCTGACCGTGCCGATGATCGTCTTCTTTCTGCCGGTTCTGTTCGCCGTCATTCTGAC
- a CDS encoding Pilus assembly protein (ID:RHAL1_02728;~source:Prodigal:2.6), translated as MDVHQLLLPLLALLAVGGGIYAIAYPLLVGDSQAEKRKAALQSRMPAQLAGRVNDAAKRRKAVAESLRELDARTRSKKLSLETKLLQGGIAWSRQKYYIASAVAALLAASVALILSQNLFVAGGALFVGGFGLPSWVVSFRRKRRLRKFLDEFPSAVDIIVRGIKAGIPLGDCLRNIASEAAEPVKTEFRMIIEAQQMGLSIPEAVDRIIERVPLAESNFFSIVINIQAKAGGNLAEALGNLSVVLRDRKKMKAKIKAMSAEAKASAGIIGALPPIVATLIYMTSPAYMSLLFYTSTGHMVLAGCAVWMSCGIFIMKKMINFDM; from the coding sequence TTGGACGTTCACCAGCTCCTGCTTCCGCTGCTTGCGCTCCTTGCCGTCGGGGGCGGCATCTATGCGATCGCCTATCCCCTGCTTGTCGGCGACTCGCAGGCGGAGAAGCGGAAGGCGGCGTTGCAATCCCGCATGCCCGCGCAGCTTGCGGGTCGCGTCAACGATGCGGCCAAGCGGCGCAAGGCGGTCGCGGAGAGCTTGAGGGAGCTCGATGCGCGCACGCGGAGCAAGAAGCTCTCGCTCGAGACGAAGCTCCTGCAGGGCGGCATCGCCTGGTCCAGGCAGAAGTATTACATCGCCTCGGCGGTGGCGGCGCTGTTGGCGGCATCGGTGGCTTTGATCTTGAGCCAGAACCTGTTCGTGGCCGGCGGCGCGCTCTTCGTCGGCGGCTTCGGCCTGCCGTCCTGGGTCGTCTCCTTCCGGCGCAAGCGCCGGCTCAGGAAGTTCCTCGACGAGTTTCCGAGCGCGGTCGATATCATCGTACGCGGCATCAAGGCTGGTATCCCGCTCGGCGATTGCCTGCGCAACATCGCGTCCGAGGCGGCCGAGCCGGTCAAGACCGAGTTTCGCATGATCATCGAGGCGCAACAAATGGGTCTCTCGATCCCCGAGGCTGTCGATCGCATCATCGAACGTGTGCCGCTTGCTGAGTCAAACTTCTTCTCGATCGTCATCAACATCCAAGCGAAGGCGGGCGGCAATCTCGCCGAGGCGCTCGGCAACCTGTCGGTCGTTCTGCGCGACCGCAAGAAGATGAAGGCGAAGATCAAGGCCATGTCGGCCGAAGCGAAAGCGTCTGCCGGCATCATAGGCGCGCTGCCACCGATCGTTGCCACGCTGATTTATATGACGAGCCCCGCTTACATGTCGCTCCTCTTCTACACGAGCACCGGCCATATGGTGCTCGCCGGTTGCGCGGTGTGGATGTCATGCGGCATCTTCATCATGAAGAAGATGATCAACTTCGACATGTAG